Proteins co-encoded in one Stenotrophomonas maltophilia genomic window:
- a CDS encoding TonB-dependent receptor, giving the protein MNTRKTLLSAAIVSCIAFSAHAQQAAPTATDLDTVTVTGIRGSMEKSLDTKREANARVEVVTAEDVGKLPAHNVADTLQRLPGVNISSSSADEGGFDEADRVSLRGTSPSLTQTLINGHTVGSADWFVLSQGNNVGRSVSYSLLPSELVSSVEVNKSSQAKLQDGGTTGTVNIITRKPLEFSKQITAEGSIGMVRSDQAKSNDPQYSALFNYKNDEGTFGVMVQGFSQKRELRREAQEIPGGFFKIAATDPVAQTNPDLIGVNLPGLLGSTLFEQTRERKGGLVSLQFKPTDTLTLGLNGFSSKLEANNYNRNFMMFGNSFAKSQAPNPGYVVKDGVLTNATYAGVPGTNYAVYDMIYRESTAKSSYVTFDADWQISDSLTAKFQAGSTKGTGETPRQYIAEVTLANGGGASWATHGNGSPIDWSLGGDLSPNGVTSFGTWGNQQVTAEDKEKWATLDFNQYFNDGGVLNSIDFGLRFADHKREALSPEGATPGDIWSALKNGATSNYPSGFAGDIGGTFPRNIWYFTPGALKDAVTNNSTWLAGNDGPTGRHNYGAEWKVQEKNFAGYVQANFRGDWWSGNVGLRYVNIKQDIDTYNAVSKAADADVSSLFGMWERMAFQNKRNRVLPSANIKFDLDDNLVLRVAASQTQTLPDYSALGASSYGSDLNKTGGGGNPNLKPTLSSNLDANLEWYFMPRGLLSVGAYHMKLKDYIAFDVVSRQLYSELTNQLETYQISTPINADGKVTGVEVAYEQPIGEYFGVNANYTYANGTTAHTWSDGSHNLLGTSKNTYNVGAYFENERFGARVSYTRRSSFLISLSGTNPYYQDDFGTLSASLSYKATDWLSITLDGLNLNNPTYKYYQTAAIPTSFYSNGRQYYLNFRFKY; this is encoded by the coding sequence ATGAACACCCGCAAGACCCTGCTTTCGGCCGCCATCGTCAGCTGCATCGCCTTCAGTGCGCACGCGCAGCAGGCCGCCCCGACCGCCACCGATCTGGACACCGTGACGGTCACGGGCATCCGTGGTTCGATGGAAAAGTCGCTCGATACCAAGCGCGAAGCCAATGCGCGCGTGGAAGTGGTCACCGCCGAAGACGTCGGCAAGCTGCCGGCGCACAACGTCGCCGACACCCTGCAGCGCCTGCCGGGCGTGAACATCAGCTCGTCCAGCGCCGACGAAGGCGGCTTCGATGAAGCCGACCGTGTCAGCCTGCGCGGCACCAGCCCGAGCCTGACCCAGACCCTGATCAACGGCCACACCGTCGGCTCGGCCGACTGGTTCGTGCTCAGCCAGGGCAACAACGTCGGCCGCAGCGTCAGCTATTCGCTGCTGCCCTCCGAACTGGTCAGCTCGGTGGAAGTGAACAAGTCCTCGCAGGCCAAGCTGCAGGACGGCGGCACCACCGGTACCGTCAACATCATCACCCGCAAGCCGCTGGAGTTCTCCAAGCAGATCACCGCCGAAGGCTCGATCGGCATGGTGCGCTCGGACCAGGCCAAGTCGAACGACCCGCAGTACTCGGCGCTGTTCAACTACAAGAACGACGAAGGCACCTTCGGCGTGATGGTGCAGGGCTTCAGCCAGAAGCGCGAGCTGCGCCGTGAAGCACAGGAAATCCCGGGCGGCTTCTTCAAGATCGCCGCGACCGATCCGGTGGCCCAGACCAACCCGGACCTGATCGGCGTCAACCTGCCGGGCCTGCTGGGTTCGACCCTGTTCGAACAGACCCGTGAGCGCAAGGGCGGCCTGGTCTCGCTGCAGTTCAAGCCGACCGACACGCTTACCCTGGGCCTGAACGGTTTCAGTTCCAAGCTGGAAGCCAACAACTACAACCGCAACTTCATGATGTTCGGCAACAGCTTCGCCAAGTCGCAGGCGCCGAATCCGGGCTATGTGGTCAAGGACGGCGTGCTGACCAACGCCACCTACGCGGGCGTGCCGGGCACCAACTACGCGGTGTACGACATGATCTACCGCGAGTCGACGGCCAAGTCGAGCTACGTCACCTTCGATGCCGACTGGCAGATCAGCGACAGCCTGACCGCCAAGTTCCAGGCCGGCAGCACCAAGGGCACCGGCGAGACGCCGCGCCAGTACATCGCCGAAGTCACCCTGGCCAATGGCGGTGGCGCCAGCTGGGCCACCCACGGCAACGGCTCGCCGATCGACTGGAGCCTGGGCGGCGACCTCTCGCCCAACGGCGTCACCAGCTTCGGCACCTGGGGCAACCAGCAGGTCACTGCCGAGGACAAGGAGAAGTGGGCAACGCTCGACTTCAACCAGTACTTCAACGACGGCGGCGTGTTGAACTCGATCGATTTCGGCCTGCGTTTCGCTGACCACAAGCGCGAAGCGCTGTCGCCGGAAGGCGCAACGCCGGGCGATATCTGGAGCGCGCTGAAGAACGGTGCCACCTCCAACTACCCCAGCGGCTTTGCCGGCGATATCGGCGGCACCTTCCCGCGCAACATCTGGTACTTCACCCCGGGTGCGCTGAAGGACGCGGTGACCAACAACTCCACCTGGCTGGCCGGCAACGATGGCCCGACCGGTCGCCACAACTACGGTGCCGAGTGGAAGGTGCAGGAGAAGAACTTCGCCGGCTACGTGCAGGCCAACTTCCGTGGTGACTGGTGGAGCGGCAACGTCGGCCTGCGCTACGTCAACATCAAGCAGGACATCGACACCTACAACGCCGTCAGCAAGGCCGCCGATGCCGATGTCAGCAGCCTGTTCGGCATGTGGGAACGCATGGCCTTCCAGAACAAGCGCAACCGCGTGCTGCCCAGCGCCAACATCAAGTTCGACCTGGACGACAACCTCGTCCTGCGCGTGGCCGCTTCGCAGACCCAGACCCTGCCGGACTACTCGGCACTGGGCGCCTCCTCCTACGGTTCGGATCTGAACAAGACCGGTGGCGGCGGCAACCCGAACCTGAAGCCGACCCTGTCCAGCAATCTGGATGCCAACCTGGAGTGGTACTTCATGCCGCGCGGCCTGCTGTCGGTGGGGGCGTACCACATGAAGCTGAAGGACTACATCGCCTTCGACGTGGTCTCGCGCCAGCTGTACAGCGAACTGACCAACCAGCTCGAGACCTACCAGATCTCCACCCCGATCAATGCCGACGGCAAGGTGACCGGCGTGGAAGTGGCCTACGAGCAGCCGATCGGCGAGTACTTCGGCGTCAACGCCAACTACACCTACGCCAACGGCACCACCGCGCACACCTGGTCGGATGGTTCGCACAACCTGCTGGGTACCTCGAAGAACACCTACAACGTGGGTGCCTACTTCGAGAACGAACGCTTCGGTGCCCGCGTCAGCTACACCCGCCGCTCTTCGTTCCTGATCAGCCTGTCCGGTACCAACCCGTACTACCAGGATGACTTCGGCACGCTGTCGGCCTCGCTGAGCTACAAGGCCACCGACTGGCTGAGCATCACCCTGGACGGTCTGAACCTCAACAACCCGACCTACAAGTACTACCAGACCGCGGCCATCCCGACCTCGTTCTACAGCAACGGCCGCCAGTACTACCTCAACTTCCGCTTCAAGTACTGA
- a CDS encoding glucokinase family protein, translated as MTASHPAPAHALSRVAPSFLAADVGGTHVRVARVQASGDDAHPVQVLEYRKYRNADHAGLSAILHDFLGNGPRPTHCVVASAGYAREDGTVITANLPWPLSARQVEADVGLQRVYIVNDFEAVAYAAAQVDASGVLHLCGPETAARGPTLVVGPGTGLGAALWIPTAHGPVVLATEAGQPSLAASTELEMAIVRHMQRDRAHVSIEHALSGPGLMNLYRAVCALQGQAPTLASPDAVTAAAMADSDAHARQALDVFCGLLGSTIGDMALFYGAHGGVYLAGGILPQIREYLHASTFVERYLQKGPMGEALARIPVKVVEHGQLGVVGAASWYLQQSAA; from the coding sequence GTGACCGCCAGCCACCCCGCCCCGGCCCATGCCCTGTCCCGCGTTGCGCCCTCGTTCCTGGCTGCCGACGTGGGTGGCACCCATGTGCGCGTGGCCCGGGTCCAGGCCAGCGGTGATGATGCCCATCCGGTGCAGGTGCTGGAGTACCGCAAGTACCGCAATGCCGACCACGCTGGGCTGAGCGCGATCCTGCACGACTTCCTCGGCAACGGCCCGCGGCCCACGCACTGCGTGGTGGCCAGCGCCGGCTATGCCCGCGAGGATGGCACGGTGATCACCGCCAACCTGCCGTGGCCGCTGTCGGCGCGCCAGGTGGAGGCCGACGTCGGCCTGCAGCGGGTCTACATCGTCAACGACTTCGAAGCGGTGGCCTACGCCGCCGCGCAGGTGGACGCCAGTGGCGTGCTGCACCTGTGCGGACCGGAGACCGCTGCACGCGGCCCGACCCTGGTGGTGGGTCCCGGCACTGGCCTCGGCGCCGCACTGTGGATTCCCACCGCGCACGGCCCGGTGGTGCTGGCCACCGAAGCTGGGCAGCCGAGCCTGGCGGCCAGCACCGAACTGGAAATGGCCATCGTGCGCCACATGCAGCGCGACCGCGCGCACGTGTCGATCGAGCACGCGCTGTCCGGCCCGGGCCTGATGAACCTGTACCGCGCGGTGTGCGCGCTGCAGGGGCAGGCGCCGACGCTGGCCAGCCCCGATGCGGTCACCGCCGCGGCGATGGCCGACAGCGATGCGCACGCGCGCCAGGCGCTGGATGTGTTCTGCGGCCTGCTCGGCAGCACCATCGGCGACATGGCCCTGTTCTACGGCGCCCATGGGGGCGTCTACCTGGCCGGCGGCATCCTGCCGCAGATCCGCGAATACCTGCATGCCAGCACCTTCGTCGAACGCTACCTGCAGAAGGGGCCGATGGGCGAGGCGCTGGCACGCATCCCGGTGAAGGTGGTCGAGCACGGCCAGCTGGGCGTGGTCGGCGCTGCCAGCTGGTACCTGCAGCAGTCGGCCGCCTGA
- a CDS encoding sugar MFS transporter — translation MSAVPAASARPNVATSIAIVGVLFFLIGFFTWLNGPLITFVKLAFELSEVGAFLVLMVFYLSYFFLALPSSWILRRTGMKKGLSLSLLVMAGGAALFGEFATQRWYPGALGGLFVIGSGLALLQTAINPYISILGPIETAARRIALMGICNKIAGMLAPVLIGTVVLHGIGDLSASVAVADEATKAQLLNEFAAKIHAPYLAMAGLLVLLAVAVLFSPLPEIKSAEANATPTSAGAAERRSIFQFPHLWLGVLCLFVYVGVEVMAGDAIGTYGHGFDLPLDQTKMFTSLTLFAMLIGYVVGLLLIPKVVSQSRYLTISAVLGVVFCLGAWVTHGYVSVGFVAALGFANAMMWPAIFPLAIRGLGRFTETGSALLVMGIAGGAIIPQLFAVLKQHIDFQLVFVLLMVPCYLYILFYSVIGHRAGLPQDKA, via the coding sequence ATGTCCGCCGTCCCCGCTGCAAGCGCGCGCCCGAACGTGGCCACCTCCATCGCCATCGTCGGCGTGCTGTTCTTCCTGATCGGCTTCTTCACCTGGCTCAATGGCCCGTTGATCACCTTCGTCAAGCTGGCCTTCGAGCTCAGCGAGGTCGGCGCCTTCCTGGTGCTGATGGTGTTCTACCTGTCCTACTTCTTCCTGGCGCTGCCGTCGTCGTGGATCCTTCGCCGCACCGGCATGAAGAAGGGCCTGAGCCTGAGCCTGCTGGTGATGGCCGGCGGCGCCGCGCTGTTCGGTGAGTTCGCCACCCAGCGCTGGTACCCCGGGGCGCTCGGCGGCCTGTTCGTGATCGGCAGTGGCCTGGCCCTGCTGCAGACCGCGATCAACCCCTACATCTCCATCCTTGGCCCGATCGAAACGGCGGCGCGCCGCATCGCGCTGATGGGCATCTGCAACAAGATCGCCGGCATGCTGGCGCCGGTGCTGATCGGCACCGTGGTGCTGCATGGTATCGGCGACCTGTCGGCCAGCGTGGCCGTTGCCGATGAAGCGACCAAGGCGCAGCTGCTCAACGAGTTCGCCGCCAAGATCCACGCACCGTACCTGGCCATGGCCGGCCTGCTGGTGCTGCTGGCGGTGGCGGTGCTGTTCTCGCCGCTGCCGGAAATCAAGTCCGCCGAAGCCAACGCCACCCCCACCAGCGCCGGTGCGGCCGAGCGCCGCAGCATCTTCCAGTTCCCGCACCTGTGGCTGGGCGTGCTGTGCCTGTTCGTCTACGTGGGCGTGGAGGTGATGGCCGGCGATGCGATCGGTACCTACGGCCACGGCTTCGACCTGCCGCTGGACCAGACCAAGATGTTCACCTCGCTGACCCTGTTTGCCATGCTCATCGGCTACGTGGTCGGCCTGCTGCTGATCCCCAAGGTGGTCTCGCAGTCGCGCTATCTGACCATCTCGGCGGTGCTGGGTGTGGTGTTCTGCCTCGGCGCCTGGGTCACCCACGGCTATGTCTCGGTGGGCTTCGTGGCCGCACTGGGCTTTGCCAACGCGATGATGTGGCCGGCCATCTTCCCGCTGGCGATCCGTGGCCTGGGCCGCTTCACCGAGACCGGCTCGGCGCTGCTGGTGATGGGCATCGCCGGCGGCGCGATCATTCCGCAGCTGTTCGCCGTGCTCAAGCAGCACATCGACTTCCAGCTGGTGTTCGTGCTGCTGATGGTGCCGTGCTACCTGTACATCCTGTTCTACTCGGTGATCGGCCATCGCGCCGGCCTGCCGCAGGACAAGGCCTGA
- a CDS encoding LacI family DNA-binding transcriptional regulator gives MRRATIKDVAEKAKVSLKTVSRVINNEPSVMQATRARVLRAIAELDYEPDPSARNLRSGTTFVIGLVYDNPNPYHIIGVQNGVLAACRETGFGLQIHPCDSSSPLLADELADWVQRSRLAGLVLTAPMSERRDLIQALTARGIKLVRIIAATEDPADGACVFVDDREAAYEITEHLIQLGHQRIGFLWGGISHRSSGERYAGYEAALKDYGMTVDKHLVVQGDYTFDDGFRGARRLLALREPPTAIFGSNDEIAAGVLAAAKSAGMNVPYDLSIAGFEDSPFSRQSWPPLTTAKQATEDIARHAARLLIAQLRSDAYDDAPAPLHNQGFVPQLVVRGSTAPMRPAGARPLPSDPA, from the coding sequence ATGCGCAGAGCGACCATCAAGGACGTTGCGGAGAAGGCCAAGGTCTCGCTGAAGACGGTCTCGCGGGTGATCAACAACGAACCGTCGGTGATGCAGGCCACCCGTGCGCGGGTGCTGCGTGCCATCGCCGAGCTTGACTACGAGCCCGACCCGTCCGCGCGCAACCTGCGCAGCGGCACCACCTTCGTGATCGGGCTGGTCTACGACAACCCCAACCCGTACCACATCATCGGCGTGCAGAACGGCGTGCTGGCCGCCTGCCGCGAGACCGGGTTCGGCCTGCAGATCCATCCCTGCGACTCCAGCTCGCCGCTGCTGGCCGATGAACTGGCCGACTGGGTGCAGCGCTCGCGCCTGGCCGGGCTGGTACTGACCGCGCCGATGTCCGAGCGCCGCGACCTGATCCAGGCGCTGACCGCGCGCGGCATCAAGCTGGTGCGCATCATCGCCGCCACCGAAGACCCGGCCGACGGTGCCTGCGTGTTCGTCGACGACCGCGAGGCCGCCTACGAGATCACCGAGCATCTGATCCAGCTCGGCCACCAGCGCATCGGCTTCCTCTGGGGCGGCATCTCGCACCGTTCCTCGGGCGAACGCTACGCCGGTTACGAGGCCGCGCTGAAGGACTACGGCATGACCGTGGACAAGCACCTGGTGGTGCAGGGCGACTACACCTTCGATGATGGTTTCCGTGGTGCGCGCCGTCTGCTGGCGCTGCGCGAACCGCCCACCGCCATCTTCGGCTCCAACGACGAAATCGCCGCCGGTGTACTGGCCGCGGCCAAGTCGGCCGGCATGAACGTGCCCTACGACCTGTCCATCGCCGGCTTCGAGGACAGCCCGTTCTCGCGCCAGTCGTGGCCGCCGCTGACCACCGCCAAGCAGGCCACCGAGGACATCGCCCGCCATGCCGCGCGCCTGCTGATCGCGCAGCTGCGCAGCGATGCCTACGACGACGCGCCCGCTCCGCTGCACAACCAGGGCTTCGTGCCGCAGCTGGTGGTGCGCGGTTCGACCGCGCCGATGCGCCCGGCCGGCGCACGTCCCCTTCCTTCCGATCCTGCCTGA
- a CDS encoding SIS domain-containing protein → MSLSDPTATLMFAEAAEAADVVARQFSRNHATMETLAASLRAAPPPFVVTCARGSSDHAATYGKYLLETQLGLVVASASPSVGSVYAAPLQLRGALFIVISQSGKSPDLLRNAEAAKAAGARVVALVNVEDSPLAQLADTVIPLHAGAEKSVAATKSYLASLAALLQLAAYWKQDSSLRNALDLLPDAMREAWQCDWSAVTEGLVEATNLFVLGRGLGLGAAQEAALKFKETCSLHAEAYSSAEVKHGPMALVDRGFPVLAFAQPDETGAGTRAVVDEFTARGARVWLAGAGGNLPVAAAPHPLCAPLLTVQSFYRAINALALRRGFNPDLPPHLNKVTETV, encoded by the coding sequence ATGTCGCTGTCAGACCCCACCGCCACCTTGATGTTCGCCGAGGCCGCTGAAGCGGCCGACGTGGTTGCCCGCCAGTTCTCGCGCAACCACGCCACCATGGAAACCCTGGCCGCCAGCCTGCGCGCGGCGCCGCCGCCGTTCGTGGTCACCTGCGCGCGCGGCAGTTCCGATCACGCCGCCACCTACGGCAAGTACCTGCTGGAAACCCAGCTGGGCCTGGTGGTCGCCTCGGCCTCGCCGTCGGTGGGGTCGGTGTATGCCGCGCCGCTGCAGCTGCGCGGCGCGCTGTTCATCGTCATCTCGCAGTCGGGCAAGAGCCCGGACCTGCTGCGCAACGCCGAAGCCGCCAAGGCCGCCGGCGCGCGCGTGGTTGCGCTGGTCAATGTCGAGGATTCACCGCTGGCGCAGCTGGCCGACACGGTCATCCCGCTGCATGCCGGTGCCGAAAAGAGTGTGGCCGCCACCAAGAGCTACCTGGCCTCGCTGGCCGCGCTGCTGCAGCTGGCCGCGTACTGGAAGCAGGACAGCAGCCTGCGCAATGCGCTGGACCTGCTGCCCGATGCCATGCGCGAGGCGTGGCAGTGCGACTGGAGCGCAGTGACCGAGGGCCTGGTCGAGGCAACCAATCTGTTCGTGCTGGGCCGTGGCCTGGGCCTGGGCGCGGCGCAGGAAGCGGCGCTGAAGTTCAAGGAAACCTGCAGCCTGCATGCCGAAGCCTACAGCTCGGCCGAAGTGAAGCATGGCCCGATGGCGCTGGTTGACCGCGGCTTCCCGGTGCTGGCTTTCGCCCAGCCGGATGAAACCGGCGCCGGCACCCGTGCAGTGGTCGATGAGTTCACCGCGCGTGGCGCGCGGGTGTGGCTGGCCGGTGCCGGTGGCAACCTGCCGGTCGCGGCCGCACCGCATCCGCTGTGCGCGCCGCTGCTGACCGTGCAGAGCTTCTACCGCGCGATCAACGCGCTGGCCCTGCGTCGCGGCTTCAACCCGGATCTACCGCCGCACCTGAACAAGGTTACGGAGACCGTGTGA
- the nagA gene encoding N-acetylglucosamine-6-phosphate deacetylase, whose translation MATVLRNARILVGDDFRDDLAVVIENGKITALLPDAAPQLGQADEQMDLGGGWLLPGFIDVQVNGGGGALFNNTPDVAALRTIAQAHRRFGTTAMLPTLISDDVAVMREAIAALREAIAQGVPGVIGIHLEGPYIAPARKGTHDASKFRVPDEEEIALAASLDNGVTLLTLAPERVPLETIRALVERGVIVAAGHTAGTYEEIRAGLDAGVRGFTHLYNAMSPLQGREPGAVGAALEDRDSWIGIIVDGVHVHPASLRVALAAKPRGRLLLVTDAMPPVGADDPSYVLYGETITAIDGVVRNAAGSLAGSALDMATAVRNTVQLLGQPLAEAARMASTYPAQFLNVDDRLGHIAKGYQADLVLLDDALQVRGTWIAGQYEAA comes from the coding sequence ATGGCCACCGTGCTGCGCAATGCCCGCATCCTGGTCGGGGATGATTTCCGCGATGACCTGGCGGTGGTGATCGAAAACGGGAAGATCACCGCGCTGTTGCCCGACGCCGCGCCGCAGCTCGGCCAGGCCGATGAGCAGATGGACCTGGGCGGTGGCTGGCTGCTGCCCGGCTTCATCGACGTGCAGGTCAACGGCGGAGGCGGCGCGCTGTTCAACAACACGCCGGACGTGGCGGCGCTGCGCACCATCGCGCAGGCGCACCGGCGCTTCGGCACCACCGCAATGCTGCCGACCCTGATCAGCGACGACGTAGCGGTGATGCGCGAGGCCATCGCAGCGCTGCGCGAGGCCATCGCACAGGGCGTGCCGGGCGTGATCGGCATCCACCTGGAAGGCCCGTACATCGCACCGGCGCGCAAGGGCACGCACGACGCCAGCAAGTTCCGCGTACCGGATGAGGAGGAGATCGCGCTGGCGGCCTCGCTCGACAACGGCGTGACCCTGCTGACGCTGGCGCCGGAACGGGTGCCGCTGGAAACCATCCGTGCGCTGGTCGAGCGCGGCGTGATCGTCGCCGCCGGCCACACGGCAGGCACCTACGAAGAGATCCGCGCCGGGCTGGATGCCGGCGTGCGCGGTTTCACCCACCTGTACAACGCGATGTCGCCGCTGCAGGGCCGCGAGCCTGGCGCGGTGGGCGCTGCGCTGGAAGACCGCGACAGCTGGATCGGCATCATCGTCGATGGCGTGCATGTGCATCCGGCCAGCCTGCGCGTGGCGCTGGCGGCCAAGCCGCGCGGCCGCCTGCTGCTGGTCACCGATGCGATGCCGCCAGTCGGTGCCGACGATCCCAGCTACGTGCTGTACGGCGAAACCATCACCGCCATCGACGGCGTGGTGCGCAACGCTGCCGGTTCGCTGGCGGGTTCGGCGCTGGACATGGCCACTGCGGTGCGCAACACCGTGCAGCTGCTCGGTCAGCCGCTGGCCGAAGCGGCACGCATGGCCTCGACCTATCCGGCGCAGTTCCTCAACGTCGATGACCGCCTGGGCCACATCGCCAAAGGCTACCAGGCCGACCTGGTGCTGCTGGACGATGCGCTGCAGGTGCGTGGCACCTGGATCGCCGGACAGTACGAGGCCGCCTGA
- a CDS encoding acyltransferase family protein gives MNATPPRRLGSIDALRGITVAAMLLVNNPGDWSAVFAPLRHSEWHGCTPTDLVFPFFLFLVGVSMAFSVAPRALDVAARPALARGVLERALRILVAGALLHLLIWWALDTHHFRIWGVLQRIAVCAALVGVLAVYARPRVQAGVLVALLVGYTVLLLGIGDLAPWTNPASRLDTALFAPWVYQWHVDTGLGHDPEGLLSTLGALASTVLGLLAGGLLRNGHAAALAGLGAATAVLGLLLALVLPLNKQLWTPSYVLWTGGLAALALWLGHWLIDQKGWPALGRRFGVNAITAYLGASVMSVVLLATGAWGWIWQQLATAMPQALELASMLQALAFVALWWGVAWWLDRRRIYLKI, from the coding sequence ATGAACGCGACGCCGCCACGCCGGCTGGGCTCGATCGATGCCCTGCGCGGCATCACCGTGGCGGCGATGCTGCTGGTCAACAACCCGGGCGACTGGAGTGCGGTGTTCGCACCGCTGCGTCACTCGGAATGGCATGGCTGCACGCCCACCGACCTGGTGTTCCCGTTCTTCCTGTTCCTGGTCGGCGTGTCGATGGCCTTCAGCGTGGCACCACGCGCGCTGGACGTGGCGGCGAGACCCGCACTGGCGCGCGGTGTGCTGGAGCGCGCGCTGCGCATCCTGGTGGCCGGTGCGCTGCTGCATCTGCTGATCTGGTGGGCGCTGGATACGCACCACTTCCGCATCTGGGGCGTGCTCCAGCGCATCGCCGTGTGCGCAGCGCTGGTGGGTGTGCTGGCGGTGTATGCACGACCGCGCGTGCAGGCCGGCGTGCTGGTCGCGCTGCTGGTGGGCTATACCGTGCTGCTGCTCGGTATCGGTGACCTGGCGCCGTGGACCAACCCGGCCAGCCGTCTGGATACCGCGCTGTTCGCGCCGTGGGTCTATCAATGGCACGTCGATACCGGCCTTGGGCATGACCCGGAAGGATTGCTGAGCACACTGGGCGCGCTGGCCAGCACCGTGCTGGGCCTGCTGGCCGGTGGCCTGCTGCGCAACGGGCATGCTGCTGCACTGGCCGGGCTGGGCGCAGCGACCGCCGTGCTCGGCCTGCTGCTGGCCCTCGTGCTGCCGTTGAACAAGCAGCTGTGGACACCCAGCTACGTGCTGTGGACGGGGGGGCTGGCCGCGCTGGCGTTGTGGCTGGGGCACTGGCTGATCGACCAGAAGGGTTGGCCGGCGTTGGGCCGGCGTTTCGGCGTCAACGCGATCACGGCGTACCTGGGCGCCTCGGTGATGTCGGTGGTGCTGCTGGCGACCGGCGCCTGGGGCTGGATCTGGCAGCAGCTGGCCACCGCAATGCCGCAGGCGCTCGAGCTGGCGTCCATGCTGCAGGCGCTGGCGTTCGTTGCATTGTGGTGGGGCGTGGCGTGGTGGCTGGACAGGCGCAGGATCTACCTGAAGATCTGA